A genomic stretch from Lathyrus oleraceus cultivar Zhongwan6 chromosome 2, CAAS_Psat_ZW6_1.0, whole genome shotgun sequence includes:
- the LOC127122333 gene encoding uncharacterized protein LOC127122333, with protein sequence MGLNSRDIKLHFFKVLHLSIERSYALMKKHPKISGAMLVFFIMYIFLSCIYNLLVFLSPFIIFTAILVTIFWSSEQPFLKCVEKKESEKRVEAKNLPNVYTKDRRGMLYKYPSQNATSRRRNFTGKKLDVYGDLEQKAKNLSAVFRNEFTKKNTEIISGVRFFDKEIDPYFDSKFTSKKVDVPLKQTLHATQPSIADLVTCNTSYYDCQEMNTEKTEEEKKAIEDSSSGNNKGVELKEDDQKKLMDLGICEMERNKRLESLIARRRARKQLNLEIENGLIDIESITPGQISPLLVARMDPFDSPRYFEDIEMPGSAPSALRSPFDIPYEPFEEKPNLKGDILDHEFTSDMPLEPKHDLLQVREHRLPSSRVRRLSGLSNHEDLEKLNSLEGSETTHEEKGKCKIDMVGMECEEVDNNDPTITSIEGVIALPPNPQEEFLDFPLSTTNVTNINDSLYESLSIPVLKSNENMLVTNGLIRHTPSVSLASDLQVEFSEIGSPTLTVDDCHDDMWGANESCDPDILEPNNWRDIGSSSFSLRNLDEENGGELSFRSPRSDLRDDTPTYTARRDHNIFGNARKISVSQYSSDVLARWKRLMRLMDTRVNKSAHEMLSDEVEECNQTDNLTNKEQISNEVNDLEEATEHDNEKSGASVTRQEAPNDLTHEEQISNEVNDSEAIEHEHEHEHDNEKSGASVTRQEAPNDLTYKEQISNEVNDSEEATEHDNEKSGASVTRQESPNDLTHKEQISNEVNDSEAIEHEHDHEHEHDNEKSGASVTRQEAPNDLTYKEQISNEVNDSEEATEHDNEKSGASVTRQESPNDLTHKEQISNEVNDSEAIEHEHEHEHDNEKSGASVTRQEGPDEISTITSSSSPSSSPTYVLHIPHTMVADQEIHTGTQQSDIEDVTQETVNHERSLDSMSQNIQLSVDDSNVESHNRDLDNSPSLVMVQLVSPMVESSSRIHTENEEKSQASLTEETSMEPFINFETVNTNSAEDFEGKHGDLNENEAENHSSKEDNNFQSDSNQAVNNHIEKERLDKGGDIASPPMVTEETINSDDTLRESSMMNNNEATDQELDENNESVISSEPAGETEHM encoded by the exons ATGGGTTTGAATTCAAGGGACATTAAACTTCATTTCTTCAAAGTTCTTCATCTTTCAATTGAAAGAAGCTATGCTTTAATGAAAAAGCATCCAAAAATTTCAGGTGCTATGTTAGTCTTCTTCATCATGTATATATTTCTCTCTTGTATATACAATTTGTTGGTTTTCTTGTCTCCATTTATTATATTTACCGCAATTTTGGTTACCATCTTTTGGAGTTCTGAGCAACCATTTCTAAAATGTGTTGAGAAAAAGGAAAGTGAAAAAAGGGTTGAAGCGAAGAATCTACCTAATGTTTACACGAAAGATAGACGCGGAATGCTTTATAAGTATCCATCACAAAATGCAACGAGTAGAAGGAGAAATTTCACGGGGAAGAAATTGGATGTGTACGGTGATTTAGAACAAAAAGCTAAGAATTTATCGGCAGTGTTTCGAAATGAATTCACTAAAAAGAATACAGAGATTATATCGGGAGTAAGATTTTTCGACAAAGAGATAGATCCTTATTTCGATTCTAAGTTTACATCAAAAAAAGTTGATGTTCCTCTAAAACAAACATTACATGCCACCCAACCTTCAATAGCTGACCTTGTTACTTGtaacacaagttattatgattgTCAAGAGATGAACACAGAAAAAACGGAAGAGGAGAAAAAGGCAATAGAGGATAGTAGTAGTGGTAACAATAAAGGTGTAGAACTTAAAGAGGATGATCAAAAAAAGCTAATGGATCTTGGAATTTGTGAGATGGAAAGAAACAAAAGGTTGGAGAGTCTTATAGCTAGAAGAAGGGCAAGAAAACAGTTGAATTTGGAGATTGAGAATGGTTTAATTGATATAGAATCAATTACACCAGGCCAAATTTCACCATTGCTTGTTGCAAGAATGGACCCTTTTGATTCTCCGAGATATTTTGAGGATATAGAAATGCCAGGTTCCGCTCCATCTGCTTTGAGAAGTCCGTTTGATATTCCTTATGAACCTTTCGAGGAGAAACCAAATCTCAAAGGGGATATTTTGGATCATGAATTCACAAGTGACATGCCTTTAGAACCTAAACATGACCTTCTTCAAGTTAGAGAGCATAGACTACCGAGTTCAAGAGTTCGAAGGCTTTCAG GTTTGTCAAATCATGAAGATCTTGAAAAGTTAAACTCCTTAGAAGGAAGTGAAACCACACACGAGGAGAAAGGAAAATGCAAAATTGATATGGTTGGCATGGAATGTGAGGAAGTAGACAACAATGATCCAACAATAACAAGTATCGAAGGAGTTATAGCTTTGCCTCCTAATCCTCAAGAAGAGTTTCTTGATTTTCCATTGTCTACTACTAATGTTACTAATATAAATGATTCTTTGTATGAATCTCTTTCCATTCCTGTCTTAAAGAGCAATGAAAACATGTTAGTTACAAATGGACTAATCCGTCATACGCCATCGGTGTCCTTAGCTTCTGATTTACAAGTTGAGTTTTCTGAAATTGGTTCACCAACACTAACGGTCGATGACTGTCATGACGACATGTGGGGTGCAAATGAAAGTTGTGATCCTGATATTTTAGAGCCGAACAATTGGAGGGACATTGGTTCTTCGTCCTTTTCTTTGCGAAATCTTGATGAAGAAAATGGAGGTGAATTGAGTTTTAGGTCTCCGAGATCTGACCTACGTGATGATACTCCAACTTATACAGCGCGTAGGGATCATAACATCTTTGGTAATGCGAGAAAAATTAGTGTATCGCAATATTCTTCAGACGTGTTAGCGCGTTGGAAGCGGTTGATGAGGTTGATGGATACTCGTGTTAATAAGTCAGCACATGAAATGCTTTCAGACGAAGTAGAG GAATGTAACCAGACAGATAACTTAACAAACAAGGAACAAATTAGCAATGAAGTGAATGACTTAGAAGAAGCCACTGAGCACGATAATGAAAAGTCTGGTGCATCGGTTACGCGACAAGAAGCACCTAATGACTTAACACACGAGGAACAAATTAGCAATGAAGTGAATGACTCAGAAGCCATTGAGCATGAGCACGAGCATGAGCACGACAATGAAAAGTCTGGTGCATCGGTTACGCGACAAGAAGCACCTAATGACTTAACATACAAGGAACAAATTAGCAATGAAGTGAATGACTCAGAAGAAGCCACTGAGCACGACAATGAAAAGTCTGGTGCATCGGTTACGCGACAAGAATCACCTAATGACTTAACACACAAGGAACAAATTAGCAATGAAGTGAATGACTCAGAAGCCATTGAGCATGAGCACGATCACGAGCATGAGCACGACAATGAAAAGTCTGGTGCATCGGTTACGCGACAAGAAGCACCTAATGACTTAACATACAAGGAACAAATTAGCAATGAAGTGAATGACTCAGAAGAAGCCACTGAGCACGACAATGAAAAGTCTGGTGCATCGGTTACGCGACAAGAATCACCTAATGACTTAACACACAAGGAACAAATTAGCAATGAAGTGAATGACTCAGAAGCCATTGAGCATGAGCACGAGCACGAGCACGACAATGAAAAGTCTGGTGCATCGGTTACGCGACAAGAAGGACCTGATGAAATCTCAACTATAACAAGTTCATCATCGCCATCGTCATCACCAACATATGTATTGCATATACCACATACGATGGTAGCAGATCAAGAGATACACACAGGTACTCAACAATCTGATATAGAGGACGTGACACAAGAAACAGTAAACCACGAACGTTCCCTCGATTCAATGTCTCAGAATATTCAGCTTTCTGTGGACGATTCAAATGTCGAATCACATAACCGAGACTTGGATAATTCTCCGTCGTTAGTTATG GTGCAATTGGTATCTCCAATGGTAGAATCGTCCTCGAGAATTCACacagagaatgaagaaaaatCTCAGGCATCATTGACAGAAGAGACTAGCATGGAACCGTTTATCAACTTTGAAACAGTAAACACAAACTCTGCTGAAGATTTTGAAGGAAAACACGGCGACTTGAATGAAAATGAAGCCGAAAATCATAGCTCAAAAGAAGATAACAATTTTCAAAGTGACTCAAATCAAGCCGTTAACAATCATATAGAAAAGGAACGGTTGGACAAAGGTGGCGACATCGCTTCGCCACCAATGGTCACTGAAGAAACCATTAATTCTGATGATACATTAAGAGAATCTAGTATGATGAACAATAACGAAGCGACGGACCAAGAATTGGACGAGAATAATGAATCCGTGATTTCATCTGAACCAGCCGGAGAAACTGAGCACATGTGA